One genomic region from Amycolatopsis sp. FBCC-B4732 encodes:
- a CDS encoding nucleotide disphospho-sugar-binding domain-containing protein, protein MRILFATVPLSGHFFPLVPLAWAYRAAGAEVVVTTSADYLPTVLRAGLPATPAGPAADFTGLAGDGFDDAGEHLLAHGRVFARISAANLVGTLRLAESWQPDLVVFERAAAAGAITAAVHGVPGVELQWGVPALREYRAAANEVLAGELSALGLPELPRADHVVGTWPPSLRHLHAAEHASMRHVPYNGDARLPGWLAVPPRRPRVCLTLGTVLPGLGTAGLFLALLEELSTLDIELVVAVADETAAEWGTLPSAVLHAGRLPLAQVLRTCDAVVHHGGNGTSLAAIEAGVPQLVLPHFDDQIGNAEAVVRSGAGLRLAPGEITPEAVAAACRELLDDSRFAEVAAGVAAENAAQPSPAEVVRTLMPLALQPKLRRAG, encoded by the coding sequence ATGCGGATCCTCTTCGCCACGGTGCCCCTCTCGGGACACTTCTTCCCCCTCGTGCCGCTCGCGTGGGCCTACCGGGCCGCCGGCGCCGAGGTCGTGGTGACCACGTCGGCGGACTACCTGCCGACGGTGCTGCGCGCGGGCCTCCCGGCGACCCCGGCCGGGCCCGCGGCGGACTTCACCGGCCTCGCCGGGGACGGCTTCGACGACGCCGGCGAGCACCTGCTCGCCCACGGCCGGGTGTTCGCCCGCATCTCCGCCGCCAACCTGGTCGGCACGCTCCGGCTCGCCGAGAGCTGGCAGCCGGACCTGGTGGTGTTCGAACGCGCGGCCGCGGCCGGCGCGATCACGGCGGCGGTGCACGGCGTCCCCGGCGTCGAGCTGCAGTGGGGCGTGCCGGCGCTGCGCGAGTACCGGGCCGCGGCGAACGAGGTGCTCGCCGGCGAGCTGTCCGCGCTGGGGCTGCCGGAACTGCCGCGCGCGGACCACGTCGTCGGCACCTGGCCACCGAGCCTGCGCCACCTGCACGCGGCCGAGCACGCGAGCATGCGGCACGTGCCCTACAACGGCGACGCCCGGCTGCCGGGCTGGCTGGCGGTCCCGCCGCGCCGGCCGCGGGTGTGCCTGACGCTCGGCACCGTGCTCCCCGGGCTGGGCACGGCCGGGCTGTTCCTGGCCCTGCTCGAGGAGTTGTCCACATTGGACATCGAGCTGGTGGTGGCGGTGGCCGACGAGACGGCGGCGGAGTGGGGCACGCTGCCGTCCGCGGTGCTCCACGCGGGACGGCTCCCGCTGGCGCAGGTGCTGCGGACGTGCGACGCGGTGGTCCACCACGGCGGCAACGGGACGTCGCTGGCGGCGATCGAAGCGGGCGTCCCGCAGCTGGTGCTGCCGCACTTCGACGACCAGATCGGGAACGCGGAAGCCGTGGTCCGTTCGGGCGCCGGGCTGCGGCTGGCGCCCGGGGAGATCACCCCCGAAGCTGTCGCGGCGGCGTGCCGGGAGCTGCTGGACGACTCGCGGTTCGCCGAAGTGGCGGCCGGGGTCGCCGCGGAGAACGCCGCCCAGCCGTCACCCGCCGAAGTCGTGCGGACGCTGATGCCCTTGGCGCTGCAGCCGAAACTCCGCCGCGCCGGCTGA
- a CDS encoding nucleotide disphospho-sugar-binding domain-containing protein, translated as MRVQFAIWPAPAHTYPLAPLAWALKSAGHEVVIATHPGGVETIASMGITPVPVCDIDSMPIPMGPGRAYEKERADLAEITEALEALGFDADDPDREHWDVYSQYYLPAQWDFAPWKGDPNEPLPFLDGLVEFTKAWKPDLVIWDACLPAAAVAAKVAGAAHARWWTAPDVFCRSIDKFKELTGKPGAPELPNPAVETVRAAAERYGVEIDDELLWGQWTINSQPQEIGPEVSANVVPMRWVSYSSQQPMPDWLYPVPERPRVAVSLGLSERAFMEGGWDHIPVLLEALSELDVEVVATLDDQQLAKVEQIPENVRVLPFVPLDQLVPTCSLLIHHGGVGTVMPAILNSVPQLLVDFVGHSIRANPSGAARLARSRYSLGPALARFTLAKGAGLVLNVAEPDASVMREQIRRVLEEKSFKENAQRLQKEINSVPGPAEYVKILEQLTLDHQG; from the coding sequence ATGCGTGTGCAATTCGCCATCTGGCCGGCCCCGGCGCACACCTACCCGCTGGCGCCGCTGGCCTGGGCGCTGAAGTCCGCGGGGCACGAAGTCGTGATCGCCACGCACCCGGGCGGGGTGGAGACGATCGCGTCGATGGGCATCACCCCGGTCCCGGTCTGCGACATCGACAGCATGCCGATCCCGATGGGCCCCGGCCGCGCCTACGAGAAGGAGCGGGCGGACCTGGCCGAGATCACCGAGGCCCTCGAAGCGCTGGGCTTCGACGCCGACGACCCGGACCGCGAGCACTGGGACGTCTACAGCCAGTACTACCTGCCCGCGCAGTGGGACTTCGCGCCGTGGAAGGGTGACCCGAACGAGCCGCTGCCGTTCCTCGACGGCCTCGTCGAGTTCACCAAGGCCTGGAAGCCGGACTTGGTGATCTGGGACGCCTGCCTGCCCGCCGCCGCGGTCGCGGCCAAGGTCGCCGGCGCGGCGCACGCCCGCTGGTGGACCGCGCCCGACGTCTTCTGCCGCAGCATCGACAAGTTCAAGGAGCTCACCGGCAAGCCCGGTGCGCCGGAGCTGCCGAACCCGGCGGTCGAGACGGTCCGCGCGGCGGCCGAGCGCTACGGCGTCGAGATCGACGACGAGCTGCTGTGGGGCCAGTGGACGATCAACTCGCAGCCGCAGGAAATCGGCCCCGAGGTGTCCGCGAACGTCGTCCCGATGCGGTGGGTGTCGTACTCGAGCCAGCAGCCGATGCCCGACTGGCTGTACCCGGTGCCGGAGCGCCCCCGCGTCGCGGTGTCGCTGGGCCTGTCCGAGCGCGCGTTCATGGAGGGCGGCTGGGACCACATCCCGGTGCTGCTCGAAGCACTGTCCGAATTGGACGTCGAGGTCGTCGCGACGCTCGACGACCAGCAGCTGGCCAAGGTCGAGCAGATCCCGGAGAACGTCCGCGTCCTCCCGTTCGTCCCGCTGGACCAGCTGGTCCCGACGTGCTCGCTGCTCATCCACCACGGCGGCGTCGGCACGGTCATGCCGGCGATCCTGAACAGCGTCCCGCAGCTGCTGGTCGACTTCGTCGGCCACAGCATCCGGGCGAACCCGTCCGGCGCGGCCCGCCTGGCCCGCTCGCGCTACAGCCTCGGCCCGGCGCTGGCCCGCTTCACCCTGGCGAAGGGCGCGGGCCTGGTGCTGAACGTGGCCGAGCCGGACGCCTCGGTGATGCGCGAGCAGATCCGCCGGGTCCTGGAGGAGAAGTCCTTCAAGGAGAACGCCCAGCGGCTGCAGAAGGAGATCAACTCGGTCCCCGGCCCGGCCGAGTACGTGAAGATCCTGGAGCAGCTCACGCTCGACCACCAGGGCTGA
- a CDS encoding GMC family oxidoreductase, with protein sequence MYDYIVVGAGSAGCVLAARLSEDPDVKVALVEAGGNDDVENIHIPAVFGDLFRTRVDWDYDSHEEEQLNRRRIFHPRGKVLGGTSSINAMLYLRNNRIDYDGWNQPGWSYDDLLPLFKRSEDNERGASEYHGAGGPLSVSDGRSLNPATTALVEAALQAGHPANDDFNGPTQDGFGRFQVTQRNGRRWSTAQAFLHPALERPNLTLIKNYQVYRVLIENGRAIGVTGRQVDEELTLHAEREVILSAGAYNSPQLLLLSGVGPADQLRGLGMEVVLDHAEVGKNLQDHPLVPLIYEHSQPNSLLSAFEPESIRAFQEEGRGPLTSNGPEAGGYVRTQPGLPGPDVVYFAGPMEFVDSGLTVPTRHAITFGPVLLTQRSRGQITLVAEDPTAKPKIEHRYFTAEGDIDVAVAGVRIAMDIARQPAFAKFNERLLNAPATDSDDDLREYVRRYTNSIFHGSGACGMGRVVDHELKVYGVEGLRVADVSVMPTVGRGAPNATAIVIGEKAADLVRGAQSTHLAKAS encoded by the coding sequence ATGTACGACTACATCGTGGTCGGCGCCGGCTCCGCGGGCTGCGTGCTCGCGGCCCGGCTGTCCGAAGACCCCGACGTCAAGGTCGCCCTGGTCGAGGCGGGCGGCAACGACGACGTCGAGAACATCCACATCCCGGCCGTCTTCGGCGACCTGTTCCGCACCCGGGTCGACTGGGACTACGACTCCCACGAAGAAGAGCAGCTGAACCGGCGGCGGATCTTCCACCCCCGCGGCAAGGTGCTCGGCGGCACCAGCTCGATCAACGCGATGCTGTACCTGCGCAACAACCGCATCGACTACGACGGCTGGAACCAGCCCGGCTGGAGCTACGACGACCTGCTCCCGCTGTTCAAGCGCTCGGAGGACAACGAGCGCGGCGCGTCGGAGTACCACGGTGCCGGCGGCCCGCTGTCCGTTTCGGACGGTCGCTCGCTGAACCCGGCGACGACGGCGCTCGTCGAGGCGGCGCTGCAGGCCGGGCACCCGGCCAACGACGACTTCAACGGCCCCACCCAGGACGGCTTCGGCCGCTTCCAGGTGACCCAGCGCAACGGGCGCCGGTGGAGCACCGCGCAGGCGTTCCTGCACCCGGCGCTCGAGCGGCCGAACCTGACGCTGATCAAGAACTACCAGGTCTACCGCGTGCTGATCGAGAACGGCCGCGCGATCGGCGTCACCGGCCGTCAGGTCGACGAGGAGCTCACCCTGCACGCCGAGCGCGAGGTCATCCTCTCGGCGGGGGCGTACAACTCGCCGCAGCTGCTGCTGCTCTCCGGCGTCGGCCCGGCCGACCAGCTGCGCGGGCTGGGCATGGAGGTCGTGCTCGACCACGCCGAGGTCGGCAAGAACCTGCAGGACCACCCGCTGGTCCCGCTGATCTACGAACACTCGCAGCCGAACAGCCTGCTGAGCGCGTTCGAGCCGGAGAGCATCCGGGCGTTCCAGGAAGAGGGCCGCGGCCCGCTGACGTCGAACGGCCCCGAGGCCGGCGGTTACGTGCGCACCCAGCCGGGGCTGCCCGGGCCGGACGTCGTGTACTTCGCCGGGCCGATGGAGTTCGTCGACAGCGGCCTGACGGTGCCGACCCGGCACGCGATCACCTTCGGCCCGGTGCTGCTGACGCAGCGCAGCCGCGGGCAGATCACGCTGGTGGCGGAGGACCCGACGGCCAAGCCGAAGATCGAGCACCGGTACTTCACCGCGGAGGGCGACATCGACGTCGCGGTGGCCGGCGTCCGGATCGCCATGGACATCGCGCGCCAGCCGGCGTTCGCGAAGTTCAACGAGCGCCTGCTCAACGCCCCGGCGACGGACTCCGACGACGACCTGCGCGAGTACGTTCGGCGCTACACGAACTCGATCTTCCACGGCAGCGGCGCCTGCGGGATGGGCCGGGTCGTCGACCACGAGCTCAAGGTGTACGGCGTCGAAGGCCTCCGGGTCGCCGACGTCTCGGTGATGCCGACCGTCGGGCGCGGCGCGCCGAACGCGACGGCGATCGTCATCGGGGAGAAGGCGGCGGACCTGGTCCGCGGCGCGCAGTCGACGCACTTGGCCAAGGCGTCCTGA
- a CDS encoding MFS transporter, whose protein sequence is MTTNSSTPPGERAGKKEWIGLAVLILPTLLLSLDLSVLILAIPHVTADLHPSSAQMLWIVDIYGFTIAGLLVTMGNLGDRIGHRKLLMIGAALFSVASAVAAWSSSAEMLIAARAGLGIAGSTLMPTMLGLISTMFRNAKQRAVAISVQTSFFMVGMAIGPLVGGVMLSAFWWGSVFLLGLPVMGLLLVVAPILLPEHRAAGAGGFKLDLVSIVLSMATILPVVYGLKELARGSSVVVSLVVLAAGLLFGVAFVRRQRRLADPLLDVRLLGRPAFSGALGMMLLGGSTISGIILLFNQYLQLVLGLSPLNSGLWLIPYTVGMVAGYMVSPGLAQRFRPAVVIAGGMLVSLVGFVLLTQVPASGGLVITVLGTVLATAGLSPMLVLGIGLVMGSAPPEKAGAAGAISQTSNELGVALGIAVFGSIATAVYRGVAEVPAGVPSDVAAAAREGIAEGTAAAGTLPGDLAGQLLTAIREAFTSGFAGAAVACAVLMVVLATVALLLFRHVPKSGQEPAPAPEEEKVPAAETV, encoded by the coding sequence ATGACCACCAACAGCTCGACGCCCCCAGGCGAGCGGGCGGGCAAGAAGGAGTGGATCGGCCTCGCCGTCCTCATCCTCCCGACCCTCCTGCTGTCGCTCGACCTGAGCGTCCTCATCCTGGCGATCCCGCACGTCACCGCGGACCTGCACCCCAGCAGCGCGCAGATGCTGTGGATCGTCGACATCTACGGCTTCACCATCGCCGGACTCCTCGTCACCATGGGCAACCTCGGTGACCGCATCGGGCACCGCAAACTGCTGATGATCGGCGCCGCGCTGTTCAGCGTCGCCTCGGCGGTGGCGGCCTGGTCGTCCAGCGCGGAGATGCTGATCGCCGCCCGCGCGGGGCTCGGCATCGCCGGCTCCACGCTGATGCCCACGATGCTGGGCCTGATCTCCACGATGTTCCGCAACGCGAAGCAGCGGGCGGTCGCGATCAGCGTCCAGACGAGCTTCTTCATGGTCGGCATGGCGATCGGCCCGCTGGTCGGCGGCGTCATGCTGTCGGCGTTCTGGTGGGGTTCGGTGTTCCTGCTCGGCCTGCCGGTGATGGGGCTGCTGCTGGTCGTCGCCCCGATCCTGCTGCCCGAGCACCGGGCCGCCGGCGCCGGCGGCTTCAAGCTCGACCTGGTCAGCATCGTGCTGTCGATGGCCACCATCCTGCCGGTCGTCTACGGCCTCAAGGAACTGGCGCGCGGCAGCTCGGTCGTGGTGTCGCTGGTGGTCCTCGCGGCGGGCCTGCTCTTCGGGGTGGCGTTCGTCCGGCGGCAGCGCCGGCTCGCCGACCCGCTCCTGGACGTGCGGCTGCTCGGCCGCCCGGCCTTCAGTGGCGCGCTGGGCATGATGCTGCTCGGCGGCTCCACGATCAGCGGCATCATCCTGCTGTTCAACCAGTACCTGCAGCTGGTGCTCGGCCTGTCGCCGCTGAACTCCGGCCTGTGGCTGATCCCGTACACCGTCGGCATGGTGGCGGGGTACATGGTCTCGCCGGGCCTGGCCCAGCGGTTCCGCCCCGCCGTCGTCATCGCCGGCGGGATGCTGGTGTCCCTGGTCGGGTTCGTGCTCCTCACGCAGGTGCCGGCGAGCGGCGGGCTGGTCATCACGGTGCTCGGCACGGTCCTCGCGACCGCCGGCCTCTCGCCGATGCTCGTGCTGGGCATCGGCCTGGTGATGGGTTCTGCGCCGCCGGAGAAGGCCGGGGCGGCGGGCGCGATTTCGCAGACGAGCAACGAGCTCGGGGTCGCCCTCGGGATCGCCGTGTTCGGGTCCATCGCCACGGCCGTCTACCGCGGCGTGGCCGAGGTCCCGGCCGGGGTGCCGTCGGACGTCGCCGCGGCCGCCCGCGAGGGCATCGCCGAAGGCACAGCCGCGGCCGGCACGCTGCCCGGTGACCTCGCCGGGCAGCTGCTGACCGCCATCCGCGAGGCCTTCACCAGCGGGTTCGCCGGGGCGGCCGTGGCGTGCGCGGTGCTCATGGTGGTGCTCGCGACGGTGGCCCTGCTGCTGTTCCGGCACGTGCCGAAGAGCGGCCAGGAACCCGCCCCGGCTCCCGAGGAGGAGAAGGTCCCGGCCGCCGAAACCGTGTAG
- a CDS encoding class I SAM-dependent methyltransferase: protein MTPVSERVLFSGDYHHLDGVTGSYRRHLRDLAADLATAYPRASVVEIGSNHGVLLAELAARGLDVLGVDPNGFGTAPVIREFFGAETARRLPPVDIVAAVNTLAYVGDPADFLSGVRAILREDGLFVSESHYLPDLLETLQYDFFYHEHPRYYSLTALEAAFAPHGLEVFRVERVPTRGGSLRVHAGLAGKYAVDSSVAALREFEKPLRLQEEAVYRKFAARVADHRERLRGLLAEVTRDGSRVAAATSPARATTLLTYCGLGPADLEFVSEVNPRKIGRFSPGAHLPVVAQDRLCGPDQPEYALLLSWHIADELISLLRADGFRGRFIVPLPEPRVVDG from the coding sequence GTGACGCCGGTGAGCGAACGCGTGCTGTTCTCCGGCGACTACCACCACCTCGACGGGGTGACCGGCAGCTACCGGCGGCACCTGCGCGACCTGGCGGCGGACCTCGCCACCGCGTACCCGCGCGCTTCGGTCGTCGAGATCGGCAGCAACCACGGGGTGCTGCTCGCCGAACTGGCCGCCCGCGGGCTCGACGTGCTCGGCGTCGACCCGAACGGCTTCGGCACGGCTCCGGTCATCCGGGAGTTCTTCGGCGCCGAGACCGCCCGGCGACTGCCCCCTGTGGACATCGTCGCCGCGGTGAACACGCTGGCCTACGTCGGGGACCCGGCCGACTTCCTGAGCGGGGTGCGCGCGATCCTGCGCGAGGACGGACTGTTCGTCTCGGAGTCGCACTACCTGCCGGATCTCCTCGAGACGCTGCAGTACGACTTCTTCTACCACGAGCACCCGCGGTACTACTCGCTGACGGCGCTCGAAGCGGCGTTCGCCCCGCACGGGCTCGAGGTCTTCCGCGTCGAGCGGGTTCCCACGCGCGGCGGATCGCTCCGCGTCCACGCCGGCTTAGCGGGCAAGTACGCAGTGGACAGCTCGGTGGCCGCGTTGCGGGAGTTCGAGAAACCCCTGCGGCTGCAAGAAGAAGCGGTCTACCGGAAGTTCGCCGCGCGCGTGGCCGACCACCGTGAACGCCTGCGCGGCCTGCTGGCCGAGGTGACGCGGGACGGTTCGCGCGTCGCGGCCGCGACGTCTCCGGCGCGGGCGACGACGTTGCTGACCTACTGCGGGCTCGGCCCGGCCGACCTCGAGTTCGTTTCAGAGGTCAACCCGCGCAAGATCGGCCGGTTCTCCCCCGGTGCGCACCTCCCCGTGGTGGCGCAGGATCGCTTGTGCGGCCCCGATCAGCCGGAGTACGCGCTGCTGCTGTCGTGGCACATCGCCGACGAGCTGATTTCCCTGCTGCGCGCCGACGGGTTCCGGGGGCGGTTCATCGTCCCGCTCCCGGAACCTCGCGTCGTCGACGGCTGA
- a CDS encoding APC family permease, which yields MSAASDRGSGDARPASLRRTLGTPKIVFLVVAAAAPLAAMVGTVPLAFAIGNGAAVPAMFVFAGLTLLCFSVGYAAMSRRIVTSGGFYGYLSAGLGRPAAVGGGWAAVLAYNTATVGMTGAFAYFAQLVASSYGLDWPWPVWAAIGLALMGVLGYRKIDFSARVLAVLMIAEVAILVLLDVAVLIRHGGGALPAASFDPATIVGAGLGVSLMFALISFIGFESAALYGEESRNPRRSVPLATYWSVILIAVFYALTSWVAVGAVGPGQLRDVAGQQLGNLFGSLTDDYLGSAVTTGMQILLCTSLFAGMLAMHGASNRYLYALGRDRVLPAGLGAVHRKHGSPHRASLTQTVFTVAVTAIFAIAGADPYVNLATTMTGLGTLGIVGLQAAASLSVIAFFRRRPDRHWWRTGVAPVLGLLGLVASAVLVIQNFDLLTGTTSTLVNSLPWAFVVVVAAGAGFALWLRARRPERYAALSRIASERGGLAAVPDPEEPGDRRAEAA from the coding sequence GTGAGCGCAGCATCCGACCGCGGCTCCGGGGACGCGCGACCGGCGTCCCTCCGCCGCACCCTCGGCACTCCCAAGATCGTCTTCCTGGTCGTGGCCGCCGCGGCTCCGCTCGCCGCCATGGTCGGGACCGTTCCGCTGGCCTTCGCCATCGGCAACGGGGCCGCCGTGCCCGCGATGTTCGTCTTCGCCGGGCTCACGCTCCTCTGCTTCTCCGTCGGGTACGCCGCGATGAGCCGCCGGATCGTCACCTCCGGCGGGTTCTACGGCTACCTGTCCGCCGGGCTCGGCCGGCCGGCCGCGGTCGGGGGTGGCTGGGCCGCCGTGCTCGCCTACAACACCGCCACCGTCGGCATGACCGGCGCCTTCGCCTACTTCGCGCAGCTCGTCGCCTCCTCCTACGGCCTCGACTGGCCGTGGCCGGTGTGGGCGGCGATCGGCCTCGCGCTGATGGGCGTGCTGGGCTACCGCAAGATCGACTTCAGCGCCCGCGTGCTGGCCGTCCTGATGATCGCCGAGGTCGCCATCCTGGTCCTGCTCGACGTCGCGGTGCTAATCCGGCACGGCGGCGGCGCGCTCCCCGCGGCCTCGTTCGACCCGGCGACCATCGTCGGCGCCGGGCTCGGCGTCTCCCTGATGTTCGCGCTCATCTCCTTCATCGGTTTCGAATCCGCCGCGCTGTACGGCGAAGAGTCGCGCAACCCGCGCCGCAGCGTGCCGCTCGCCACCTACTGGTCGGTGATCCTCATCGCGGTCTTCTACGCGCTGACGAGCTGGGTCGCGGTCGGCGCCGTCGGGCCGGGGCAGCTGCGGGACGTCGCCGGGCAGCAGCTCGGCAACCTCTTCGGCAGCCTCACCGACGACTACCTGGGCTCCGCGGTCACCACCGGGATGCAGATCCTGTTGTGCACCAGCCTGTTCGCCGGGATGCTGGCCATGCACGGCGCCTCGAACCGGTACCTGTACGCCCTCGGCCGCGACCGCGTGCTGCCCGCCGGGCTCGGCGCGGTGCACCGCAAGCACGGCTCGCCGCACCGCGCGAGCCTGACGCAGACCGTCTTCACCGTCGCCGTGACCGCGATCTTCGCCATCGCCGGCGCGGACCCGTACGTCAACCTCGCCACGACCATGACCGGGCTGGGCACGCTCGGCATCGTCGGGCTGCAGGCGGCAGCGTCCCTTTCGGTCATCGCGTTCTTCCGCCGCCGGCCGGACCGGCACTGGTGGCGCACCGGGGTCGCGCCCGTCCTCGGCCTGCTCGGGCTGGTGGCGTCCGCGGTGCTGGTGATCCAGAACTTCGACCTGCTGACCGGCACCACCAGCACGCTGGTGAACTCGCTGCCGTGGGCGTTCGTGGTCGTCGTGGCGGCCGGCGCGGGCTTCGCGCTGTGGCTGCGTGCCCGCCGTCCCGAGCGTTATGCGGCGCTTTCCCGAATTGCGTCGGAACGCGGCGGGCTGGCGGCGGTCCCGGACCCGGAAGAGCCCGGTGACCGGCGGGCCGAGGCAGCCTGA